The following proteins come from a genomic window of Actinomycetota bacterium:
- a CDS encoding RNA-binding protein, which yields MESSKLYVGNFNYSTEDSQLEKLFSKYGEIKNVTIIGQKGFGFVEMSNTSEAKEAKEALDGSDFEGRTLRVDEARPQKSRTDRVSRRY from the coding sequence ATGGAAAGTAGTAAACTATACGTTGGTAATTTTAATTATTCAACAGAAGATTCACAGCTCGAAAAACTCTTTTCCAAGTATGGCGAAATCAAAAATGTAACCATTATTGGGCAAAAAGGTTTCGGTTTTGTGGAAATGTCTAATACTTCTGAAGCTAAGGAAGCAAAGGAAGCTCTGGATGGTTCCGATTTTGAAGGAAGAACCTTAAGGGTAGATGAAGCCCGTCCCCAGAAAAGCAGAACCGATAGAGTTTCAAGAAGATATTAA
- a CDS encoding FAD-binding and (Fe-S)-binding domain-containing protein, giving the protein MKTKLKQQLASILGDRVTFNPTELIFYSHDIAAMPNLIKPLVGKTIPEAVAQPVSEQEVIDLVKWAKINRIPVTPRGSATSGYGGVLPLKGGLVIDFYRMNKIINIDQSNNTATVQPGVIWEKLDKKLASHGLTLRLYPTSYPGSGVGGWLAQGGAGIGSFESGLFSNNVVSARVVSAKGEVRQFSGKDLEIISEAEGITGLITEVTIKVMPLEEMEIAAYGFDTTDRLEKFLELAVEKKLPFWSVLFINPQMAILKNQSPAGPHGKNTEDRVELPNQYITTVAYRKKHQQEIDRYLEDILSASGGEILDQHIARHEWENRFKVMVVKRISPSLVPAEFIIPVSSLSDVLEDITSRVKKPVIKEGLLIREGRQGKPEVVILGFIPSDQRKFSYNFVFALTLTILKIAQKHGGRAYATGLYFAHKAPQIFGKQRMEKVRQYKHQTDPYGILNPHKVFGTRLINGMMKIAEFSEPAIRPVGNSVAVGIGERPHKPIKGIPADVAWYAYSCSQCGYCVPECDQFYGRGWESQSPRGRWFWLREYMEGRQKWNQHMVDSFLACTTCEICNLKCSVNLPIEPSWMKMRGKLINRDHRLTIPPFEMMAAALTKEGDIWAGYRKDRDNWFPGDLVGKHYNHQQKKKIAYFAGCTASYVEPDIAMATVRLLDEAQVEFNYVGRQENCCGTPMLVAGKWDVFAQAMKDNIEAVKKIGADTVVCSCPACDMMWRKVYPQWASKLGIKYDIKAMHYSEVIAQQIEDGKFSFPDSGKPEIKVTWHDSCHIGRASGVYDAPRKVIEAISHASLVEMEYNREQAHCCGSVLTLIKDPPIAAEVGKVRLDEAVDAGAEQILALCPCCQFQFRVTRDKKGLPIKIVDLARFAASALGYDFPDPEPEVQRQWAVFEAMIALMSPGGFAEIMKSMWPQLIDAMPFGLGIMMKKMGKIPGALKAMKPLFPVLFPRLLPRMMPKVMDTMLSRISDLVPMPDYMAEQMPDMMPRIMDNLMPHMIKEVTHLVSDSMIDYLAES; this is encoded by the coding sequence ATGAAAACTAAGCTAAAACAGCAGCTTGCCTCTATTCTGGGAGACAGGGTAACCTTTAATCCCACTGAACTTATTTTTTACTCCCATGATATTGCCGCTATGCCCAATCTCATAAAGCCTTTGGTAGGCAAAACGATACCGGAGGCAGTAGCCCAGCCGGTCAGTGAGCAGGAAGTAATTGATTTGGTAAAATGGGCCAAAATAAACCGGATACCGGTCACTCCCCGGGGAAGTGCCACTTCTGGCTACGGGGGAGTACTGCCCCTGAAAGGCGGATTGGTAATAGATTTTTATCGCATGAACAAAATTATAAACATAGACCAGAGCAATAATACGGCTACTGTGCAGCCGGGGGTAATATGGGAAAAACTGGACAAGAAACTTGCTTCACACGGTCTTACTTTGCGTTTATATCCTACCAGTTACCCCGGTTCCGGGGTAGGGGGATGGCTGGCTCAAGGAGGTGCAGGAATCGGTTCTTTTGAATCTGGGTTATTTAGCAATAATGTGGTAAGCGCAAGGGTAGTGTCGGCTAAGGGAGAAGTCCGGCAGTTTAGCGGTAAGGATTTGGAAATAATATCAGAAGCTGAAGGCATTACCGGCCTTATAACCGAAGTTACCATAAAAGTCATGCCCCTGGAGGAAATGGAAATTGCTGCATACGGGTTTGATACGACTGATAGATTAGAAAAATTTTTAGAACTGGCGGTAGAAAAAAAACTGCCCTTCTGGTCCGTTCTTTTCATTAATCCCCAGATGGCCATACTAAAAAACCAGTCTCCTGCGGGACCCCATGGCAAAAATACTGAGGACAGGGTAGAGCTTCCCAACCAATATATTACCACCGTAGCTTACCGGAAAAAACATCAGCAGGAAATTGATAGGTACCTGGAAGATATTCTAAGTGCCAGCGGGGGTGAAATTCTAGACCAGCATATAGCCAGGCATGAATGGGAGAATAGGTTTAAAGTAATGGTGGTAAAAAGGATTAGTCCCAGCCTGGTTCCAGCCGAGTTTATTATCCCTGTTTCCTCCCTTAGTGATGTATTGGAGGATATAACATCCCGGGTAAAGAAACCGGTAATAAAAGAAGGCCTTCTAATCAGGGAGGGAAGGCAGGGCAAGCCAGAAGTGGTAATACTGGGTTTTATACCCAGCGACCAGAGAAAGTTTAGCTATAACTTTGTTTTTGCCTTAACCTTAACCATATTAAAGATTGCCCAAAAACATGGAGGCAGGGCCTATGCCACCGGGTTGTATTTTGCCCATAAAGCCCCACAGATTTTTGGAAAACAAAGAATGGAAAAAGTCCGCCAGTATAAGCATCAAACTGATCCCTACGGTATCTTGAATCCCCATAAGGTATTTGGAACCAGGCTGATTAATGGGATGATGAAAATTGCAGAGTTTTCGGAGCCGGCAATAAGGCCGGTAGGCAACAGTGTTGCTGTTGGAATAGGGGAAAGGCCGCATAAACCAATAAAGGGCATTCCGGCAGATGTGGCCTGGTATGCCTACAGCTGTTCCCAATGTGGATATTGTGTCCCTGAATGTGACCAGTTTTACGGCCGGGGCTGGGAAAGCCAAAGCCCCCGGGGCAGATGGTTCTGGCTAAGGGAATATATGGAAGGCCGGCAAAAATGGAACCAGCATATGGTCGATTCTTTTCTGGCTTGCACTACTTGTGAAATATGTAATCTTAAATGTTCGGTAAATCTTCCCATAGAGCCTTCTTGGATGAAGATGCGCGGAAAGTTGATTAACCGGGACCATAGGCTTACCATACCTCCTTTCGAAATGATGGCGGCTGCCTTGACCAAAGAAGGAGACATATGGGCCGGATACCGCAAGGATAGGGATAACTGGTTTCCTGGGGATCTAGTAGGTAAACATTATAATCATCAACAAAAGAAAAAAATAGCTTATTTTGCCGGGTGCACTGCCAGCTATGTTGAACCAGATATAGCCATGGCTACGGTGAGGCTGCTGGACGAAGCCCAGGTTGAATTCAATTATGTGGGCAGGCAGGAAAACTGCTGCGGCACCCCTATGCTGGTAGCAGGCAAATGGGATGTCTTTGCCCAGGCCATGAAAGATAATATAGAAGCAGTGAAAAAAATAGGGGCGGATACAGTGGTATGCTCGTGTCCGGCATGTGATATGATGTGGAGAAAGGTCTACCCCCAGTGGGCCTCTAAGCTGGGCATAAAATATGATATAAAAGCTATGCATTACAGCGAAGTAATCGCCCAGCAAATAGAAGATGGGAAGTTTTCGTTTCCTGATTCCGGAAAACCGGAAATAAAGGTGACCTGGCATGACTCCTGCCATATTGGCCGGGCTTCAGGAGTATACGACGCTCCCAGGAAGGTAATAGAAGCTATCAGCCATGCCAGCCTGGTGGAAATGGAATACAACCGGGAGCAGGCACATTGCTGCGGAAGCGTATTAACTTTGATCAAGGATCCCCCTATAGCAGCAGAAGTAGGAAAGGTGAGGCTGGATGAGGCGGTAGATGCAGGTGCAGAGCAAATACTGGCCCTATGCCCCTGTTGCCAGTTCCAGTTCAGGGTTACCAGGGACAAGAAAGGCTTACCAATTAAAATAGTAGACCTGGCCAGGTTTGCAGCTTCAGCCTTGGGTTATGATTTCCCGGATCCTGAACCGGAGGTTCAAAGACAATGGGCAGTATTTGAGGCCATGATAGCCTTAATGAGCCCTGGGGGATTTGCTGAAATAATGAAATCAATGTGGCCCCAGCTGATTGATGCCATGCCTTTCGGCCTGGGCATCATGATGAAGAAGATGGGAAAAATTCCAGGGGCATTAAAAGCCATGAAACCTTTATTCCCTGTTCTTTTCCCCAGGCTCCTGCCCCGTATGATGCCCAAGGTGATGGATACCATGCTTTCCAGGATTTCAGATCTGGTACCTATGCCTGACTATATGGCGGAACAGATGCCGGATATGATGCCCCGGATAATGGATAATCTTATGCCTCACATGATAAAGGAAGTAACCCATCTGGTATCTGATTCCATGATTGATTACCTGGCTGAAAGTTAA
- a CDS encoding glycerol-3-phosphate acyltransferase: MLESIYFKIAYIIASYLLGSVLFAYVMAKILKKDNLSSIDRPGTAGAGRQFGYKAGIPTFIFDVGKGILVPLVARLLGLDNITLVIATLAVLIGHNWPLFFKFRGGGGIATTIGIAAYLVPIIFLIVFGISLAVGFAYKYTLRKKHKVNPNVVGSALGSALLPIFCFAWGQPLYIIILFIAIFLIIVTKGIILHLMYRNVATAN, from the coding sequence ATGTTAGAAAGCATTTACTTTAAAATAGCCTACATAATAGCCAGCTACTTGCTAGGCTCAGTCCTATTTGCTTATGTCATGGCCAAGATACTTAAAAAGGATAATCTGTCCAGCATAGACCGGCCGGGAACAGCCGGAGCCGGCAGGCAATTTGGCTACAAAGCAGGAATCCCTACTTTTATTTTCGATGTAGGTAAAGGAATACTGGTTCCCCTGGTGGCCAGGCTGTTAGGGCTGGATAATATCACTCTGGTAATAGCTACCCTGGCAGTGCTAATCGGGCATAATTGGCCACTGTTTTTTAAATTTAGGGGAGGTGGAGGCATAGCTACCACCATAGGCATTGCCGCTTACCTGGTGCCCATTATATTTTTGATTGTATTCGGTATTTCTTTAGCGGTGGGATTTGCCTATAAATATACTTTAAGAAAGAAGCATAAAGTTAATCCCAATGTGGTGGGCAGCGCTTTAGGCTCGGCTTTGCTTCCCATATTTTGTTTTGCTTGGGGCCAGCCCCTCTATATTATTATTCTGTTTATAGCCATATTCTTAATTATAGTAACCAAGGGCATTATCCTGCACCTGATGTACAGAAATGTAGCTACTGCCAATTAA
- a CDS encoding sodium/glutamate symporter, whose protein sequence is MENLWLPARDFLFLSLFLAIAMVLKNKIKILQKYLIPTSIIGGFIGLILGSELLGWVKLDTDTLGTLIYHLMAIGFISLALKDRDKTYGSKMDNINTGLAIITAYLVQGILGFGISLALAYTILPGLFPPFGLLLPLGFAQGPGQSYAIGRSWEELGFTNGGNIGLSVATIGFLWAIIFGIPLLNFLVRYKKRLNLGGRESKISIIFKKRQDIEEKHTENIPKKLFIDSLTIQIVLIGLVYLLTYLALMGMSYALKPLGSYGDTVAELLWGFHFVIATMIAIIARIFLNFLKRKNWLHINYPDNFILQRISAGSFDYMVVAAIAAISISTFKQNWIPILIITSVGGLATLVYTYFLCKRIYKSYMVEHIVSLFGMWTGTITTGVALLREVDPHSRSNAAENLVLGSAVALPLGIPLMFILGLAVSGYRNGNPMLYVYALLIFIVFLAVLLFLLLYRNRKKKA, encoded by the coding sequence ATGGAAAATTTATGGCTTCCTGCCCGAGATTTCTTATTCCTCTCTTTGTTTTTGGCTATAGCCATGGTGCTTAAAAACAAGATTAAAATACTGCAAAAATACCTTATACCCACCTCCATAATAGGGGGATTTATAGGCTTAATACTGGGATCTGAATTGCTGGGCTGGGTAAAGCTGGATACAGATACCCTGGGTACCCTTATTTATCATCTAATGGCCATAGGATTTATATCCCTGGCCCTTAAGGACAGGGATAAAACTTACGGCAGTAAAATGGATAACATAAATACCGGCCTGGCCATCATAACCGCTTACCTGGTGCAGGGAATACTGGGGTTCGGGATATCCCTGGCCTTGGCCTATACAATTTTACCTGGTCTTTTCCCGCCATTTGGACTGCTGCTGCCTTTGGGTTTTGCCCAGGGTCCCGGCCAGTCTTACGCTATCGGCAGAAGCTGGGAGGAGCTGGGTTTTACCAATGGGGGCAATATAGGGCTGTCAGTAGCTACCATTGGGTTTTTATGGGCCATAATATTTGGAATCCCCTTACTTAATTTTTTGGTTCGCTATAAAAAAAGGCTTAATCTGGGAGGCAGGGAATCAAAAATCAGCATAATTTTTAAAAAGAGGCAGGATATTGAAGAAAAACATACTGAAAATATTCCCAAAAAATTGTTTATAGACAGTTTAACCATACAAATCGTTCTTATCGGGCTAGTGTATTTGCTGACTTACCTGGCCCTGATGGGAATGTCTTATGCCCTCAAGCCATTGGGAAGTTATGGCGATACGGTAGCGGAACTGCTGTGGGGCTTCCACTTTGTCATAGCTACCATGATAGCCATCATAGCCAGAATATTTCTAAATTTTTTAAAACGGAAAAACTGGCTGCATATAAACTATCCTGATAACTTTATTTTACAGAGAATATCCGCCGGCTCATTTGATTATATGGTAGTGGCAGCTATTGCTGCCATTTCTATCTCTACTTTTAAACAAAATTGGATACCTATATTGATCATAACCTCGGTAGGGGGTTTAGCTACCTTGGTATACACCTATTTCCTGTGCAAAAGAATATACAAAAGCTATATGGTTGAACATATAGTGTCTTTGTTTGGAATGTGGACCGGTACTATCACCACCGGGGTGGCATTGCTGAGGGAAGTAGATCCCCATTCCCGGTCTAACGCGGCTGAAAACCTGGTATTGGGCAGCGCTGTAGCCTTGCCTCTGGGAATACCCCTCATGTTTATTCTAGGCCTGGCGGTAAGCGGGTACCGCAATGGAAACCCCATGCTGTATGTCTATGCACTGTTGATTTTTATAGTGTTCTTAGCTGTTCTTCTTTTCCTGCTGCTGTACAGAAACCGCAAGAAAAAAGCATAA
- a CDS encoding PadR family transcriptional regulator: MDIQLKKGVLDLCVLSLLTKKDRYGYELVNEISKTITISEGTIYPLLRRLKRDGYVTTYLEESAEGAPRKYYQLTSSGKKLEKQLEQEWVSFVEKVGKFLNERGGKQDG, translated from the coding sequence ATGGATATTCAATTAAAAAAAGGAGTCTTGGATTTGTGTGTTTTGTCCCTGCTCACCAAAAAAGACAGGTATGGCTATGAGCTGGTAAATGAAATATCGAAAACCATTACTATTTCTGAAGGGACTATATACCCCTTGCTGAGAAGGCTTAAAAGGGATGGTTATGTAACTACCTATCTGGAGGAATCTGCAGAAGGTGCCCCCAGAAAGTATTATCAGCTTACTTCTTCCGGAAAAAAGCTGGAAAAGCAATTGGAGCAGGAGTGGGTATCTTTCGTGGAAAAAGTAGGGAAATTTTTAAATGAGAGAGGTGGCAAGCAAGATGGATAA
- a CDS encoding DUF1700 domain-containing protein, which produces MREVASKMDKKEFMDRLSKSLKGISSQEKMDILGDIQQHFEMGASEGRTEQELAESLGNPVILGRQLKANALVDIAEKDASAGNITKAVFASLGLGLLNLIFVLGPFILLAGVLLILFGAAIAVTAVGITGFFASILGPLFPQYFSSMIHPAAGAFASAGITCIGLIFFIADIYLARAMYRVFIKYIRFNIRIIKGRGKTDEIQNN; this is translated from the coding sequence ATGAGAGAGGTGGCAAGCAAGATGGATAAAAAGGAATTCATGGATAGGCTTTCCAAAAGCCTTAAAGGGATCTCCAGTCAGGAAAAAATGGATATACTGGGCGATATCCAGCAGCATTTTGAGATGGGGGCATCAGAAGGTAGAACTGAACAAGAACTGGCAGAATCATTGGGTAATCCAGTTATCTTGGGCAGGCAGCTTAAAGCCAATGCTTTGGTGGACATAGCAGAAAAGGATGCCTCTGCCGGCAATATAACCAAAGCGGTATTTGCCAGCCTGGGCCTGGGCCTGCTGAACCTGATATTTGTACTGGGACCCTTTATTCTGTTAGCGGGTGTATTGCTGATATTATTTGGAGCTGCTATAGCAGTAACCGCAGTGGGGATAACTGGATTTTTTGCCAGCATATTGGGGCCTTTATTCCCCCAATATTTTTCCAGTATGATTCATCCGGCAGCTGGTGCTTTTGCTTCTGCAGGTATTACCTGCATAGGCCTGATATTCTTTATAGCAGATATATATTTGGCTCGTGCTATGTATAGGGTATTTATTAAATATATTAGGTTTAATATTAGAATCATTAAAGGGAGAGGGAAAACAGATGAAATCCAAAACAACTAA
- a CDS encoding DUF4097 family beta strand repeat-containing protein yields MKSKTTKLIIWLASIMAVCFIIAALIMVFGNGFSLNRQIVDQSESFDAAGIEELEVQTTSTKINVLESDSDQIKAVYHGQHSSTINRGEPQLVTYQSKDKLVIRIEQPRGIYFGINIEDTVLDVYVPAKNFKSITVTSTSGACVIEQLNTESFIYKNVSGSLKAKGIYARDINLASTSGSIELEDYEGDVNARSISGRVILQGGSSNENLVVDTTSGQIKIYQEQVSNMDIKSVSGQVEVKMNQEAQFSVKIATISGKIENMYPVTVISMDNWGLEGVAGSDEASIKINTTSGKIILGY; encoded by the coding sequence ATGAAATCCAAAACAACTAAATTAATAATATGGCTTGCCTCTATTATGGCTGTATGCTTTATTATAGCGGCCCTGATAATGGTTTTTGGCAATGGTTTTAGCTTGAACAGGCAGATAGTCGACCAGTCAGAATCTTTTGATGCAGCCGGCATAGAAGAGCTGGAAGTGCAAACCACCAGCACTAAAATAAATGTGCTGGAAAGCGATAGTGATCAAATCAAGGCGGTTTATCACGGGCAGCATTCTTCCACTATAAACAGGGGAGAACCCCAATTGGTTACCTACCAGTCTAAAGACAAGCTGGTTATTAGAATAGAGCAGCCCCGCGGAATATACTTTGGTATAAATATTGAGGATACGGTACTGGATGTTTATGTGCCTGCTAAAAATTTCAAATCAATTACGGTTACCAGTACTTCCGGCGCCTGTGTCATTGAACAGCTTAATACAGAAAGCTTTATCTATAAAAATGTATCCGGGAGTCTAAAGGCTAAAGGTATTTATGCCCGGGACATAAACCTGGCTTCTACTTCCGGCAGTATTGAACTGGAGGATTATGAGGGTGATGTTAATGCCAGGTCTATTTCCGGCAGGGTAATACTGCAAGGGGGAAGCTCCAATGAAAACCTGGTAGTGGACACTACCTCGGGACAGATTAAAATTTACCAGGAACAGGTAAGCAATATGGATATTAAGTCGGTATCTGGGCAAGTAGAAGTAAAAATGAACCAGGAAGCCCAGTTTTCGGTAAAGATAGCTACTATTTCTGGAAAAATAGAGAACATGTATCCAGTAACCGTAATTTCTATGGATAACTGGGGACTGGAAGGTGTAGCGGGAAGCGATGAAGCCAGTATTAAAATCAATACTACTTCTGGAAAAATAATTTTAGGTTATTAG